One segment of Purpureocillium takamizusanense chromosome 7, complete sequence DNA contains the following:
- the GTR2 gene encoding GTP-binding protein gtr2, variant 2 (COG:U~EggNog:ENOG503NVBT) encodes MEQTGTRASAKDAGKAADPSATQPVKGKPRLLLMGQRRSGKSSISSVVFHKLPPNETLFLESTARIQKDSMASFMDFQVWDFPGQIDVFENSDFDMDAIFGEIGALIWVIDAQDDYLEAVARLNSTILALQGHYPNINIEVFIHKVDGLSDDYKLDIQRDITIRIQDELSDNGFENAPVTFHLTSIYNHSIFEAFSRVIQKLIPRLGTLESMLTNLCRTCRFEKAYLFDVLSKIYIATDSATADMASYEICSDYIDVIIDITEVYGTWQRSDESRKKLEVEPWNSKLEDQIGCSTAESCLVLHDSNKPIMLREVDRYLALVAIMKDDSYDRMPLVNMNVEAVVEGLTEFFDITKPRK; translated from the exons CAGACCGGAACAAGGGCCTCGGCCAAGGATGCGGGCAAAGCCGCTGACCCTTCGGCAACCCAGCCGGTCAAGGGCAAACCGCGGTTGCTGCTGATGGGCCAGAGAAG AAGTGGTAAATCATCCATCTCGAGTGTGGTATTCCACAAACTCCCTCCAAATGAAACGCTATTTCTCGAGTCGACAGCTCGTATACAGAAGGATTCCATGGC GTCCTTCATGGATTTCCAAGTATGGGATTTTCCCGGCCAGATTGACGTTTTCGAGAACTCTGACTTCGACATGGACGCAATTTTCGGGGAGATTGGCGCCCTCATTTGGGTCATTGATGCCCAAGATGACTACCTCGAGGCAGTCGCACGCCTCAATTCAACTATCCTTGCGCTGCAAGGACACTACCCCAACATCAACATTGAAGTGTTCATCCACAAGGTGGACGGTCTCTCTGACGACTACAAGCTCGATATCCAACGGGACATCACCATTCGCATTCAAGATGAGCTTTCGGACAACGGGTTCGAAAACGCACCCGTCACCTTTCACCTCACCTCCATCTACAATCACTCCATCTTCGAGGCCTTTAGCCGCGTCATCCAGAAGCTCATCCCGCGGCTCGGCACTCTCGAGTCCATGCTCACAAATCTTTGCCGCACGTGCCGGTTCGAAAAGGCCTATCTGTTTGACGTTCTGTCCAAAATTTATATCGCCACCGACAGTGCCACCGCGGACATGGCCAGCTACGAAATCTGCAGCGACTATAtcgacgtcatcatcgacatcacCGAGGTGTACGGAACGTGGCAGCGGAGCGATGAGAGTcgcaagaagctcgaggttGAGCCGTGGAACTCCAAGCTCGAAGACCAGATTGGCTGCTCCACGGCCGAGAGCTGCCTCGTCCTGCATGACAGCAACAAGCCAATTATGCTGCGTGAGGTAGATCGTTACCTCGCCCTTGTGGCAATCATGAAGGATGACTCCTACGACAGGATGCCGTTGGTGAATATGAAcgtcgaggcggtggtggaagGCTTGACAGAATTTTTTGACATCACGAAGCCGAGGAAGTGA
- the GTR2 gene encoding GTP-binding protein gtr2 (COG:U~EggNog:ENOG503NVBT~BUSCO:EOG09263274), whose translation MDFQVWDFPGQIDVFENSDFDMDAIFGEIGALIWVIDAQDDYLEAVARLNSTILALQGHYPNINIEVFIHKVDGLSDDYKLDIQRDITIRIQDELSDNGFENAPVTFHLTSIYNHSIFEAFSRVIQKLIPRLGTLESMLTNLCRTCRFEKAYLFDVLSKIYIATDSATADMASYEICSDYIDVIIDITEVYGTWQRSDESRKKLEVEPWNSKLEDQIGCSTAESCLVLHDSNKPIMLREVDRYLALVAIMKDDSYDRMPLVNMNVEAVVEGLTEFFDITKPRK comes from the coding sequence ATGGATTTCCAAGTATGGGATTTTCCCGGCCAGATTGACGTTTTCGAGAACTCTGACTTCGACATGGACGCAATTTTCGGGGAGATTGGCGCCCTCATTTGGGTCATTGATGCCCAAGATGACTACCTCGAGGCAGTCGCACGCCTCAATTCAACTATCCTTGCGCTGCAAGGACACTACCCCAACATCAACATTGAAGTGTTCATCCACAAGGTGGACGGTCTCTCTGACGACTACAAGCTCGATATCCAACGGGACATCACCATTCGCATTCAAGATGAGCTTTCGGACAACGGGTTCGAAAACGCACCCGTCACCTTTCACCTCACCTCCATCTACAATCACTCCATCTTCGAGGCCTTTAGCCGCGTCATCCAGAAGCTCATCCCGCGGCTCGGCACTCTCGAGTCCATGCTCACAAATCTTTGCCGCACGTGCCGGTTCGAAAAGGCCTATCTGTTTGACGTTCTGTCCAAAATTTATATCGCCACCGACAGTGCCACCGCGGACATGGCCAGCTACGAAATCTGCAGCGACTATAtcgacgtcatcatcgacatcacCGAGGTGTACGGAACGTGGCAGCGGAGCGATGAGAGTcgcaagaagctcgaggttGAGCCGTGGAACTCCAAGCTCGAAGACCAGATTGGCTGCTCCACGGCCGAGAGCTGCCTCGTCCTGCATGACAGCAACAAGCCAATTATGCTGCGTGAGGTAGATCGTTACCTCGCCCTTGTGGCAATCATGAAGGATGACTCCTACGACAGGATGCCGTTGGTGAATATGAAcgtcgaggcggtggtggaagGCTTGACAGAATTTTTTGACATCACGAAGCCGAGGAAGTGA